The DNA segment ACTGTGGATCTTCTCCTCAGCAGCTATCGAGAGTACACATTAGTACAATGTCTGTAAAAGGCAATCTATTGGTTGCTGGTGGATTTCAAGGCGAGCTTATATGCAAGGTTTTTTCTTTATAGTAGACTAACATCTCCTAATGATATCTCCATGTTATGTTACCTTGGTTCTTAAGTTTCATGCTCTTGATTTGGCCAGTCCTTGGATCAACCTGGAGTGACTTTCTCTACTAAATTAAACGATGATGGTGACATCACCAATGCGGTTGGCATCTATCGGTCTTCAAGGTGAGATGGTAGTCCATTGCATTGAACACATGTTCACCTTTGCCATTTGACTTGAATCTCCACCGGCTGTTTTTTCTCCAGTGGGTCTATTCAAGTGGTGACTTGTGGCAATGATTGCTTTGTGAGGATGTTTGATGTCGAGACATTTGTCCAACTAAGTCGCCTATCTTTCTCCTGGTCCGTTAATGTGAGTATACAATCACATATCTCTTATTGTTATTCCTTTCTACTATGACACTGTGCACTCATTTGGCTTCTTATTTTCTTGATCCTTCTTATAGAACACGGGTATTAGTCCAGATGGAAAGCTTCTTGCTGTCCTCGGAGATGACATAGACTGTCTGATGGTCGATACTCAGTCTGGGAAAGTAAGCCTGGTGTCTTCTATCCACATCTTTGATAATTCTGTCATATGTCGCATGAAATCTCATTCATTCTATGTTTTGCTGGAATATGTTgcggcaaattaaaattttcaggtGATAGAAAACCTCAAGGGACATCTCGACTATTCCTTTGCATCTGCTTGGCACCCAGACGGTCACATCCTGGCCACGGGGAGCCAAGACAAGACGTGTCGGCTGTGGGATGTGAGGAACACTTCAGAATCCCTGGCGGTGCTCAAAGGAAAAATAGGGGCGATACGGAGCATAACTTTCTCAACAGATGGAAGGTTCATGGCAATGGCTGAGCCAGCAGACTTCCTTCATGTGTATGATGCAAAGGCAGATTATTGGAGGGCCCAGGAGATCGATCTGTTTGGAGAGATTGCTGGGTTGTCGTTCAGCCCTGATGCTGATGCGCTCTTTGTTGGCGTAGCAGATCACACCTATGGGAGTCTGTTAGAGTTCAGCAGAAGGAAGCATGACCATTACCTCAATGCGTTTCTATGATCCGAGGGAACGGCTGGAAGTAACTTGTGCGTTGTATATAGATAGGGAGCAGATCAGATTTGTAAAGTTTTTCATGCAACACATATACTTCTCTGTACATACGTCGTTTCTGTTCATCTCTTAGTTTGTAGATTAGAATTTATGATGTTCGgtattggtaaatattttttaaaattttaatttaattcaaATTAGTCGATAGAGTTTTAATTAAATTGAAGTTTCTTAATAAATTATGGTTTGTTTTTATAGGTATATTTTAAGCTTTAGGGTTTTGGTGGTGAGAGAGGAAGGTAAGATACTTTGGATGTTTAAGGGTGATCTCTAGGGCTTCTAAAGATAGTTGAGGGAGCTTTTTTCATGTTTAGGTGAGAGGTGGACAAGAGGAGTTAGTACTTGAGTGGAAATAATTTTAGGGTCTTataattgataaatttgattttttttttttcaatggatGTATTTAGGGATTTATTGAATTCTGTTAATTTTGTATTAGTATTTCTTTTAATTTGTTGACGTTGATCTTTTGATGTTTTCATTTGGTTTTAGAATTCTCCTTATCCTTCTCAAAAAAGTGATattaaagttcaaaaaatttgatgattagaaatttaaaaaagGATATTATCGATTGTTTTTATTGgttttattatgaaaaaaattatggGAAAAATAAATTCACTTTGTGACGGGGTGGAAGATATTTTTAAGCATACACATTATAAAAGATgagcaaaaaaaaattatgtgctGAGTATTAGTCTTTCTAACATTGATAATATTAACAATAATATTATTAGTAATGAATTTATTATGATTATTTAGGATAAGATAAATTTGTTTATATAATTGGAGATTATATACGAAGATTAAAGTAATATGAATGGTAAGATATTAGTTGctcaaataaatgttgatgagaaGGATTTTTGACAAGGGTACATCTTTGCATGACAGGTTCAAGTTATAGATATAAAGAGTATCGAAATATAAGACAAAAttatatagagaaaaaaaaaaaagtagaagtcTGAATGTTTTGTTATGATGGGTGGTAGTGAATgttttttagtttttaatttatgttACTAATGTTTACtctcaaaatatattattctcaaaaggattattttgattcattaaataaaaaataattaataaattaagTTTGGATGATAACTCTATTGTAGAGGGATAAAGTGAAAATTAGAATGGTTAATAAAATCAGGATATGTCTTATGCTCTAAGATATCCTTATATGCTCTGTAAAAGAATTTAATTTTGTTGAGTCTTTTAGATTTCCATAGTTATGATTAGAAAACTGAGGTAGAGTTGTAAAAGTTACTTATAATTGTATGATCCTAATAAAAGGAAGATTACATTACTATCtagaaaaaaagtaaaataaagaTCTTAAAGCATGAAAAATAGGTTACATGTTCAAGGGATagtaggtaggtaggtaggtatCTCCGATAGCAAACTTCATTCACCACCATACGAAAAACGAAGGATGATATTTATGCTTTCCAATATGCCAACGgttatgagaaagaaaaaaaaatactgacTGTAAGATGATGCAATGAAAGTCTAAATCTAACAAGCTAATTGGAATAAGATGATAGACTTTTTTGATTCAGTTTATATAATTAATACCAATGGTTCAATTTATGTATAaggtataaagtgaaaaaatactcACTAAGTTAAAGATTATTaagattgataagtatttttaaagattttaattatattcaaattagttgataaaatcttaattaaattaaaacttaTTTACCCTGGTCATgctgaaacattgcttttataataagaatatatatatatatatacatatatatatatgtatatatatatatgtatatatatatatgtatatatatatatgtatatatatatatatgtatatatatatacatatatatatatatatatacatatatatatatatatacatatatatatatatatatatatcaccgcAACCCCATCGATGGTCCGACCACAGGAGAGCTAACCGGTGGCCTGTGGGGCGAGTAGGCCGGGGGCACGTGGCGTTCTGTGATTTGTGTGGAGGAGAGGAGAGCGGCTCATATAAGGCTTCCTACGGAACTCCGTTGTGCATCGTTGGTGTAGCCCGATCTCATCGAAAAGCCTCCGCACGCAATTGGGCGAGCCGAGCGATCCTTTCGGAGCGCGCAAAACGCAATCTTCGATTTCCTTCTTTCTTCAGCAAGCTTCAgactgtactctctctctctctctctctctctctctctctcggagcgAGAAAGCAAAGTTCCAGTTCTTGCTCCCCGTTGCCCACGTTGCTTTCAGATATCCTCGTCTACACCCTTGGATCGATTCTGGTCCTCCTTTTCCTTTCCCGGTTTGATCAGGATGGGACACCTTTTTCGCTAGACCTCTTTTCTTGATCGCCTTTTCAGATATGGATGGCTACAGATATGGATGTGTACAGTAGCATGTCAGCTTTCTTGTCAACTGATCCTTTGAGGGAAGCACTGGAACCTTGTATTCATGGTGCTCccacctcctctttctcctccactTCAAGCTCGACCTTCCCCGAGCCTCTCTCCTTTCTCCTCTCTGTTTCACCAAAATCCTATCTCTTTTCTCTCCTCGCCTTTATCATCGAGCGGCGCCCAAATGGTTCCGCAGCACGTCCAAGCTCAGTTCCAGTACCAGCAGCAGCTCATGGCCGCTTCCTCCGAGCGCCGGAGCCTCAGGAGTGGGAACCTCCTCGCTCCGCACTCTCGGTCGATGAAGCGTGCTGGGGCGCTGCCGTCGCTTCCGAAGCCTACGAAGCTCTTCCGCGGTGTCCGGCAGCGCCACTGGGGCAAATGGGTCGCGGAAATCCGCCTCCCCCGCAACCGCACCCGCCTCTGGCTCGGGACCTTCGACACCGCCGAAGAGGCCGCCTTGGCCTACGACAGGGCCGCGTTCAAGCTCCGTGGCGATGCCGCGAGGCTCAACTTCCCGGAGCTGCGGCGCGATGGGGCTCACGTGGGACTGCCCCTGCATTCCTCCGTGGACGCCAAGCTCCAGGCCATCTGTGAAACCCTGAAGATTTCGCGGAAACAGGGGAGTACTTCACCCAGCTCAGTGATCAGGTACCAAGCCGGCACGAACGATGAACTCGGTGACTCGGGGTTGGAGGATATAAAGTCCGAGAGCTCACTGTCGTTGGAGGAGGATGAGTCGTCCTCAGGGTCATCGGCTGCATCCGCGATCCAGTACTTGGACTTCTCTGAGGCAccatgggatgaatcagagagcTTCGTGCTGCACAAGTATCCATCATGGGAGATCAATTGGGATTCCATTCTCTCCTCATATTAGTAGTCTAACAGTATGCAATCTTATGATAGATTTGGTGTAGTTTCTGGTTTGGGGGGTTGGCTTGGTTGCTGCAAATGGCGTATTGGACATTTGCTGGCAATTGCTGTATCATTTGGGTCCTTCCAGCACTAGCAATTGAATCTTTGTATGTAGTTCAATCTCCTAGTtttgctgatttttttttctatgctCTACCAGGTTGTAGGTTGGGTTCTTCCCAAATCTCATGTGTAGCTTTCTAATTACTAATTTTGTGTGTATGGATGTGCATTTTGTGAGTTATCAGATCCAAATATTTGCAAATTATTGGGAGATTTAATGCAAAAAAGAAACAAATCTGTATCCTATCTTGCAATATTGCTGCTGCTAAAATGATATGCATATAGCATTAGCTTCACGCAACATTATGACTGACTTATTATTGTTGTATTGTATCCTCTAGATTCACAGAAGGAAAAGCCATCATTATGACACACAACTGTCTCGAGACCTGATCCATCCACTGCTGCTTGTGCCAGTATGCCACTCATCTTCTGTATGTTTGCAGGCCATGCTCTATCTGAACTGTAATCTGAATGAAGCTAAATAGATCCCTTTGGCCAGGGTAATACTGAACAGATTGTTTTAATGTTTCTTGTGAAGAGTTAGAGAAGAATTGAATGATTGTTTTCATGAATGAGATCATGTTCACTCAATCTTTCATCGATGCAGGTGGAAGGTTTTGATCAAATAGACTCCATGGCAGGAGTTTGGTTCCTTCCTCCACTAACTTCATCAACAAATGGAGGTTTCAACTCTCAACTACTCTTCTCATTTTCCTACTATATCAGTTCCTTCGACCAGAAGTCTCTGAGGTTTACTTTCATGTTCAATCCTTATCTGTATCTCTTTTGCTAGTTGATAGGAAGTGGACTGTGTGTCAACAGAGAATGAAGAATCTGGATATATACATCTGCTTGAACTGTGATAAGGACACCATTGTTATCTGAAACAAGTCTGAACCCATGACACCCCCATACTGCATTCATGATTGCATGGGAGTTATGACTAGGTTCCCATTCCAAGCCACACATACCAAAAACATTCCATCTGTCTTTGTTTTATCTTTCTCCCTCAAGCATTTGGATGTTCATGGCTTCAGAGACAATCTTTTCTGGCTCACACTTCTtagcctcctttttttttttaaaggataaTTGAGGGGGTAGTCCCCCACCTAGATCATAATCTAAAAATCCAATTATGATCTCACATCAACATACCTGAATTCCTCTGGAAGCTTATGGAAGGAAGTCACTTGATAAAGTTGGCTCATGTAGTCTTACAGGTTAGCagaatataaccaagaatcatttcTTACAGTAAGTGGGTGGAAGACCTGAGCCTCCCTTATGCTCTGCCACTTGATTGCAAGTTCTTTCACAATAATCTTTTACAGTCCAGCCTATGTGGGAATGATTGATGATGCAACTACTTTCTAGTATCAAACATCCAATCCATGCAAAGTCAACCAACCCAAGGCAATTATCCCCATTGAAGTAGTGACACATGGATCCATGATAAGAGGCAATGTGTTGTTCATTAGTTGACTTTGACTTGGAATGTTGGTGCTTGGATAAAAAAGAGCATTAGCCTTTGCAGAagcattttttttgttatgtaagaCCTCATAAAAGATCCAACAGAAAAGCAAGACCAAAGCAGCTGTTTATGACAAGAAGCACTTGAGAATGCTGGTGAGTTTCTTTGTGGATGGATACAGAAGATAAAGTATCTAAATGTAAAAGCAATCGAGAAGCTACTACCTATTGGCTTGGTCCTGTGGATGGCACTTAACATCATGTAGGTGGCACAAAATTTAGTGGAAGCAACTCATAAACATCCTGAAAGATAAGATGGTTGACCTCTATCACTTGTTTGCTCTTCTTTCTATGGTAGGTGGTCTTTAGTCAACATACAAGTATATTCCTATCTAAAGTTACATGCTCCATTTTGATGTTGGATACTCTGCTGCTATGAATCATTATTCTTTCTAATAAATCATGTGGAGAACACTTTTGTGGTTTTAGTTAAACTACAAATTATGGCCAAAATGGACATGGACATTTCATAATATGAGAATTGTTGCCATCATCATATTGTGAGAGATTAGTAAAGATGAGGGAAATACTAATACAAGTTGAATGTTTCTCAATGCCATGATAACCATCCTAAGATTTTTCTGAAATTTAATTAGGAAGGAACCACAACATAGATTCTTTGGACTTCTGAAATATAATTTTGATGGTCAGAATGATGGTTCAAGTGATGCAACTGATTTAACATTCAAGCAGATATATCAGCTGCCTAAGCTATGTTAGTATGGTACTGCATGTCA comes from the Musa acuminata AAA Group cultivar baxijiao chromosome BXJ1-10, Cavendish_Baxijiao_AAA, whole genome shotgun sequence genome and includes:
- the LOC135595911 gene encoding uncharacterized WD repeat-containing protein C2A9.03-like isoform X2 — translated: MRPVFVGVYGKWSQAKIYLQHFANRHEILRNLIWATSKHDVYMVQNYSVMHWSSLLRRGKEVLNVAGKVVPTQKHCGSSPQQLSRVHISTMSVKGNLLVAGGFQGELICKSLDQPGVTFSTKLNDDGDITNAVGIYRSSSGSIQVVTCGNDCFVRMFDVETFVQLSRLSFSWSVNNTGISPDGKLLAVLGDDIDCLMVDTQSGKVIENLKGHLDYSFASAWHPDGHILATGSQDKTCRLWDVRNTSESLAVLKGKIGAIRSITFSTDGRFMAMAEPADFLHVYDAKADYWRAQEIDLFGEIAGLSFSPDADALFVGVADHTYGSLLEFSRRKHDHYLNAFL
- the LOC135595911 gene encoding uncharacterized WD repeat-containing protein C2A9.03-like isoform X5, whose translation is MVQNYSVMHWSSLLRRGKEVLNVAGKVVPTQKHCGSSPQQLSRVHISTMSVKGNLLVAGGFQGELICKSLDQPGVTFSTKLNDDGDITNAVGIYRSSSGSIQVVTCGNDCFVRMFDVETFVQLSRLSFSWSVNNTGISPDGKLLAVLGDDIDCLMVDTQSGKVIENLKGHLDYSFASAWHPDGHILATGSQDKTCRLWDVRNTSESLAVLKGKIGAIRSITFSTDGRFMAMAEPADFLHVYDAKADYWRAQEIDLFGEIAGLSFSPDADALFVGVADHTYGSLLEFSRRKHDHYLNAFL
- the LOC135595911 gene encoding uncharacterized WD repeat-containing protein C2A9.03-like isoform X4 — its product is MLRNLIWATSKHDVYMVQNYSVMHWSSLLRRGKEVLNVAGKVVPTQKHCGSSPQQLSRVHISTMSVKGNLLVAGGFQGELICKSLDQPGVTFSTKLNDDGDITNAVGIYRSSSGSIQVVTCGNDCFVRMFDVETFVQLSRLSFSWSVNNTGISPDGKLLAVLGDDIDCLMVDTQSGKVIENLKGHLDYSFASAWHPDGHILATGSQDKTCRLWDVRNTSESLAVLKGKIGAIRSITFSTDGRFMAMAEPADFLHVYDAKADYWRAQEIDLFGEIAGLSFSPDADALFVGVADHTYGSLLEFSRRKHDHYLNAFL
- the LOC135595911 gene encoding uncharacterized WD repeat-containing protein C2A9.03-like isoform X3, whose protein sequence is MMGRSVFDKSCAQCLLLRNLIWATSKHDVYMVQNYSVMHWSSLLRRGKEVLNVAGKVVPTQKHCGSSPQQLSRVHISTMSVKGNLLVAGGFQGELICKSLDQPGVTFSTKLNDDGDITNAVGIYRSSSGSIQVVTCGNDCFVRMFDVETFVQLSRLSFSWSVNNTGISPDGKLLAVLGDDIDCLMVDTQSGKVIENLKGHLDYSFASAWHPDGHILATGSQDKTCRLWDVRNTSESLAVLKGKIGAIRSITFSTDGRFMAMAEPADFLHVYDAKADYWRAQEIDLFGEIAGLSFSPDADALFVGVADHTYGSLLEFSRRKHDHYLNAFL
- the LOC135595911 gene encoding uncharacterized WD repeat-containing protein C2A9.03-like isoform X1, whose protein sequence is MAEYFNNDLDDIVEDYFETGDFDYFDDEFELDDQQAHGNDSELENVDDLATQKNDTSASEYRNGKDMQGIPWERLIFSRDEYRATRLKMYTNYENVSRPRDGLGKECKNVDHENTFYDFHYNTRLVKSTIVHFQLRNLIWATSKHDVYMVQNYSVMHWSSLLRRGKEVLNVAGKVVPTQKHCGSSPQQLSRVHISTMSVKGNLLVAGGFQGELICKSLDQPGVTFSTKLNDDGDITNAVGIYRSSSGSIQVVTCGNDCFVRMFDVETFVQLSRLSFSWSVNNTGISPDGKLLAVLGDDIDCLMVDTQSGKVIENLKGHLDYSFASAWHPDGHILATGSQDKTCRLWDVRNTSESLAVLKGKIGAIRSITFSTDGRFMAMAEPADFLHVYDAKADYWRAQEIDLFGEIAGLSFSPDADALFVGVADHTYGSLLEFSRRKHDHYLNAFL